The following coding sequences are from one Salvia hispanica cultivar TCC Black 2014 chromosome 3, UniMelb_Shisp_WGS_1.0, whole genome shotgun sequence window:
- the LOC125213887 gene encoding WD repeat-containing protein 7 isoform X1 — translation MKCKSVACIWSGSPPVHQVTAVAALHDPPTLYTGGSDGSIIWWNLNSPLAKPEIRPVAMLCGHAAPIADLGICFPLEQHENGTFTSSSDELLHPNPVKCGALISASSDGVLCVWSRVNGHCRRRRKLPPWTGSPFMIRTLPNNKRYVCITCTFVNQEHPSAVSDEGHESLADTEVQNPNPLKCTVVIVDSFTLAVVQTVFHGNVCIGPLKSTAVVITSEDMESQSVMIIDVFGKVLSLPILKDSDLKGQNVPVVSNDSSNLEVMDWADESKERESLMAFAKWGYVLALVHRTYCTFRQAHNGIVIGKISFTVDQLCFQDKLYVTGGIFLKDDTSISSNDFVEEFVVWNNTGAAVIYRISFLNGIFKYDLLSVIPAVLHPSDMRLCFSFVPLSKYVFRVESNCFHVKMHKFWRPHVTIWPSPVQRDNYQDSPLKYEMLAEGDFYDDLAVDFSLSKTDGLYHNVIDEGSIMSYEMTTPENSAASPNERDSIYSSYVTHQQGGELVSSSMVISENYPAPYAIVYGFFSGDIEIVRFRMFFSALESLTQYPSQEADPNEQKNHLSGHIGAVLCLASHQMVRRSGACSSNHVLLSGSMDCTVRVWDLESGDLIAVMHQHVAPVRQIILPPTQIEYPWSDCFLTVGDDLSVCLVSLQTLRVERLFPGHVYFPAKVLWDGVKGYIACLCPNHSEKPDVHDILYIWDVKTGARERVLRGAAAHSMFDHFLKSINEISLSSNLMNGNTSVSSLVSPVIEPTIFSQSHSKAHGKGITPQASTASKVEQNAPETSKIMNGASAKSGRFQSRIFEKHPVKSSSPFPGVSTLCFDLSPLMSLGSMNEFFEDGSHLVEKKHVKVSGSRSPQDDPHGWADSLKEIGPQMLSPQHRNVKSRSAGASIVTPEHHEWVRTLEGCLLRFSLSLLHLWDVDKDLDYLLITEMHLKRPDSFNMSSGILGDRGSMTLTFPGSISTLELWRSSSDYTALRSLTMVSLAQHLISLNHSCSSASGALAAFYTRKFAEKISDIRPPSLQLLVSFWQSEFEHVKMAARSLFHCAASRAIPRPLCCSKATQFVSFDACPDKASEKEHRNTTAVSPISEVNMQSHEDFTEEESEITLWLESYELQGWISCVGGTTQDAMTSQIIVAAALAVWYPSLVKPRLARVVVHPLVKLVMAINEKYSAAAAEVLAEGMESTWKACIGSEIPRLISDIFFQVECVSSSSANASSPNYAAPHKIRETLVGILLPSLAMAEIPGFLHVIESQIWSTASDSPVHVVSLMTLIRLVRGSPRNLAPYLDKVVVFIMQTMDPSNSTMRRSCLQSAMMVLKEVVRVFPMVALNDTSTRLAVGDAMGDIKNANIRVYDMQSMSKIKVLDASGPPGLPGLLGGDSGSAMTTGISALSFSPDGEGLVAFSEHGLMIRWWSLGSVWWEKLSRNLVPVQCSKLILVPPWEGFSPNSSRSSIMASVLRENGNPNSPGGNKALAEMDKLKLLVQNLDLSYRLEWVSERTVKLSQHSNDLGTFQL, via the exons ATGAAGTGTAAATCGGTGGCCTGTATATGGTCGGGCTCGCCGCCGGTTCATCAAGTAACCGCCGTCGCCGCACTCCACGACCCGCCGACTCTCTACACCGGCGGATCAGATGGCTCCATCATCTGGTGGAACCTCAATTCCCCCCTTGCAAAGCCG GAGATCAGACCAGTAGCGATGTTGTGTGGTCATGCCGCTCCAATAGCTGATCTAGGGATTTGTTTTCCCCTTGAGCAACATGAAAATGGAACTTTTACTAGTTCTAGTGATGAGCTGTTGCATCCTAATCCAGTTAAATGTGGTGCACTAATCAGTGCTAGTAGTGATGGTGTATTATGTGTCTGGAGCAGAGTAAATGGACACTGCAGACGGAGAAGGAAACTTCCTCCTTGGACAGGAAGCCCATTCATGATTAGGACATTGCCCAACAACAAGAGATATGTTTGTATTACCTGCACTTTTGTCAACCAAGAACATCCATCAGCTGTTTCGGATGAAGGACACGAGTCTTTGGCAGATACAGAGGTGCAAAATCCAAATCCTTTGAAATGTACAGTTGTAATCGTTGACTCGTTTACTCTTGCAGTTGTCCAAACAGTATTCCATGGGAATGTGTGTATTGGACCTTTAAAGTCCACTGCTGTAGTAATTACCTCAGAAGATATGGAGTCACAGTCGGTGATGATCATTGATGTGTTTGGTAAGGTACTGAGTTTACCAATATTGAAGGACTCTGACCTAAAGGGGCAAAATGTCCCTGTTGTGTCAAATGATTCCTCAAATTTAGAAGTGATGGACTGGGCAGATGAATCCAAAGAGAGGGAATCGCTTATGGCTTTTGCCAAATGGGGTTATGTTTTGGCCCTTGTGCATAGAACATATTGCACATTTAGGCAAGCACATAACGGAATTGTCATTGGCAAGATATCTTTCACAGTTGATCAATTGTGTTTCCAAGACAAGCTATATGTGACGGGTGGCATATTCCTAAAGGATGATACCAGTATCTCTAGTAATGATTTTGTGGAAGAATTTGTAGTTTGGAATAACACGGGGGCGGCTGTTATATACAGGATCTCGTTCTTGAATGGTATATTCAAGTATGATCTTTTATCTGTTATTCCTGCTGTATTGCATCCTTCCGACATGAGACTATGCTTTTCTTTTGTACCTTTGAGTAAGTATGTATTTCGTGTTGAGTCAAATTGCTTTCATGTCAAGATGCATAAGTTCTGGAGACCTCATGTTACTATATGGCCTTCACCTGTACAACGTGATAATTATCAGGATTCCCCATTAAAGTACGAAATGCTTGCCGAAGGTGATTTTTATGATGATTTAGCTGTGGACTTCTCTTTGTCAAAAACTGATGGCCTATATCATAATGTTATCGATGAGGGATCTATTATGAGTTATGAGATGACTACACCCGAGAATAGTGCGGCATCTCCAAATGAGAGGGATAGCATATATTCAAGTTATGTTACTCATCAACAAGGAGGGGAACTAGTGTCTTCTTCCATGGTTATATCTGAAAATTACCCAGCACCTTACGCAATTGTTTATGGGTTCTTTAGTGGTGACATTGAAATTGTTAGGTTTCGCATGTTCTTCTCAGCTTTGGAGTCACTTACCCAATATCCATCTCAGGAAGCAGATCCAAATGAACAGAAGAACCATCTCTCCGGGCACATTGGAGCAGTTCTGTGTTTAGCTTCACATCAGATGGTGAGAAGGTCTGGAGCATGTAGTTCAAACCATGTTCTTTTGTCAGGTAGTATGGATTGCACTGTTCGTGTGTGGGATCTTGAATCTGGTGATCTCATTGCAGTAATGCACCAACATGTTGCACCAGTACGACAAATAATTCTTCCTCCGACGCAAATTGAATACCCATGGAGTGATTGCTTTTTAACTGTAGGGGATGACTTAAGCGTATGCCTTGTTTCACTTCAGACTTTGAGGGTGGAGAGATTGTTTCCTGGACATGTGTACTTTCCAGCAAAAGTCTTGTGGGATGGTGTAAAAGGTTACATAGCTTGTCTTTGTCCAAATCATTCAGAAAAACCTGATGTGCATGACATTCTGTACATTTGGGATGTAAAGACAGGTGCTCGTGAGCGAGTTCTTCGTGGAGCTGCTGCACATTCAATGTTTGACCATTTCCTTAAATCCATCAATGAGATCTCTTTGTCCAGCAACTTGATGAACGGAAATACTTCAGTTTCCTCTTTAGTTTCACCGGTGATAGAGCCAACAATTTTTTCACAATCTCATTCAAAAGCTCATGGGAAGGGAATTACTCCTCAAGCATCCACAGCAAGTAAAGTTGAACAAAATGCTCCAGAAACATCAAAGATAATGAATGGAGCTAGTGCAAAATCAGGAAGGTTTCAATCAAGAATCTTTGAGAAGCACCCAGTTAAAAGCTCATCTCCTTTCCCTGGTGTATCCACTTTGTGTTTTGATCTGTCTCCTTTGATGTCACTAGGCTCTATGAATGAGTTTTTTGAGGATGGCAGTCACCTTGTTGAAAAGAAGCATGTGAAGGTTTCTGGAAGTAGGAGTCCTCAAGATGATCCTCACGGATGGGCAGATTCTTTGAAGGAAATAGGGCCACAGATGCTTAGCCCTCAACACAGGAATGTGAAGAGTAGGTCAGCTGGGGCATCTATTGTTACACCAGAACATCATGAATGGGTTCGAACACTTGAAGGATGCCTACTGCGATTCAGCCTGTCTCTTCTGCACCTTTGGGATGTTGATAAGGACCTCGATTACTTGCTAATAACTGAAATGCATCTAAAAAGACCTGATTCCTTTAATATGTCTTCTGGCATATTAGGGGATCGGGGTTCTATGACACTAACATTTCCTGGTTCTATTTCAACTCTAGAG CTCTGGAGATCTTCTTCTGACTACACTGCCTTGAGATCATTGACTATGGTGTCCCTAGCGCAGCATTTAATTAGCCTAAACCATTCTTGTTCTTCTGCGAGTGG TGCTTTAGCAGCATTTTATACACGGAAATTTGCAGAGAAGATTTCGGATATCAGACCCCCTTCACTTCAG CTCTTGGTAAGCTTTTGGCAGAGTGAGTTTGAACATGTGAAAATGGCTGCTCGCTCTTTATTTCATTGCGCCGCCTCACGAGCTATTCCCCGCCCACTTTGTTGTTCGAAAGCCACTCAGTTTGTAAGTTTTGACGCATGTCCTGATAAAGCATCAGAGAAGGAGCATAGAAATACAACTGCAGTTTCTCCTATATCTGAAGTGAACATGCAATCTCATGAGGACTTTACTGAGGAAGAGTCAGAAATAACATTATGGTTGGAATCATATGAATTACAAGGTTGGATTTCATGTGTTGGAGGAACAACTCAGGATGCAATGACTTCTCAAATAATTGTTGCTGCTGCATTGGCTGTCTGGTACCCTAGCCTTGTCAAACCAAGACTTGCCAGAGTAGTGGTTCATCCTCTGGTAAAATTGGTTATGGCCATAAATGAAAAGTACAGTGCTGCGGCAGCTGAGGTTTTAGCTGAAGGTATGGAGAGTACTTGGAAGGCGTGCATTGGTTCTGAAATACCTCGCCTAATATCAGACATATTCTTTCAAGTCGAGTGTGTCAGTAGTTCATCAGCTAATGCATCATCACCAAACTATGCGGCACCTCATAAAATTCGAGAGACTTTAGTTGGAATTCTTCTCCCAAGTTTGGCAATGGCTGAAATTCCCGGATTTCTACATGTGATAGAAAGCCAAATTTGGTCCACTGCATCTGATTCACCTGTACATGTGGTGTCCCTCATGACTTTGATCAGGCTGGTCCGTGGTTCTCCAAGAAACCTAGCTCCATATCTGGACAAG GTGGTTGTTTTTATTATGCAGACAATGGATCCCAGCAATTCAACCATGCGGCGAAGTTGCCTCCAAAGTGCTATGATGGTGCTCAAAGAGGTTGTACGTGTCTTTCCTATGGTAGCCCTAAATGATACATCTACCCGGTTGGCAGTTGGCGATGCAATGGGTGACATTAAAAATGCTAATATTAGGGTGTATGACATGCAAAG CATGAGCAAGATAAAGGTCTTGGATGCCAGTGGACCTCCTGGACTTCCAGGTTTGCTTGGAGGTGACTCGGGATCAGCAATGACTACAGGAATATCTGCTTTAAGCTTCTCACCAGATGGAGAG GGGCTAGTTGCCTTTTCGGAGCATGGTTTGATGATTAGATGGTGGTCCCTGGGATCTGTGTGGTGGGAGAAACTCAGCCGAAATCTTGTTCCCGTCCAATGCAGCAAGCTTATATTAGTTCCCCCATGGGAGGGATTTTCACCTAACTCTTCCAGATCTAGTATAATGGCTAGTGTATTGCGTGAGAATGGAAACCCCAATTCACCG GGAGGCAACAAAGCTCTGGCTGAAATGGACAAGTTGAAACTTCTGGTTCAGAATCTCGACCTGTCTTACAGACTTGAATGGGTTAGTGAAAGAACAGTAAAGCTTTCGCAACATTCCAATGACCTTGGCACCTTCCAGCTGTAA
- the LOC125213887 gene encoding WD repeat-containing protein 7 isoform X2, with product MAPSSGGTSIPPLQSRPVAMLCGHAAPIADLGICFPLEQHENGTFTSSSDELLHPNPVKCGALISASSDGVLCVWSRVNGHCRRRRKLPPWTGSPFMIRTLPNNKRYVCITCTFVNQEHPSAVSDEGHESLADTEVQNPNPLKCTVVIVDSFTLAVVQTVFHGNVCIGPLKSTAVVITSEDMESQSVMIIDVFGKVLSLPILKDSDLKGQNVPVVSNDSSNLEVMDWADESKERESLMAFAKWGYVLALVHRTYCTFRQAHNGIVIGKISFTVDQLCFQDKLYVTGGIFLKDDTSISSNDFVEEFVVWNNTGAAVIYRISFLNGIFKYDLLSVIPAVLHPSDMRLCFSFVPLSKYVFRVESNCFHVKMHKFWRPHVTIWPSPVQRDNYQDSPLKYEMLAEGDFYDDLAVDFSLSKTDGLYHNVIDEGSIMSYEMTTPENSAASPNERDSIYSSYVTHQQGGELVSSSMVISENYPAPYAIVYGFFSGDIEIVRFRMFFSALESLTQYPSQEADPNEQKNHLSGHIGAVLCLASHQMVRRSGACSSNHVLLSGSMDCTVRVWDLESGDLIAVMHQHVAPVRQIILPPTQIEYPWSDCFLTVGDDLSVCLVSLQTLRVERLFPGHVYFPAKVLWDGVKGYIACLCPNHSEKPDVHDILYIWDVKTGARERVLRGAAAHSMFDHFLKSINEISLSSNLMNGNTSVSSLVSPVIEPTIFSQSHSKAHGKGITPQASTASKVEQNAPETSKIMNGASAKSGRFQSRIFEKHPVKSSSPFPGVSTLCFDLSPLMSLGSMNEFFEDGSHLVEKKHVKVSGSRSPQDDPHGWADSLKEIGPQMLSPQHRNVKSRSAGASIVTPEHHEWVRTLEGCLLRFSLSLLHLWDVDKDLDYLLITEMHLKRPDSFNMSSGILGDRGSMTLTFPGSISTLELWRSSSDYTALRSLTMVSLAQHLISLNHSCSSASGALAAFYTRKFAEKISDIRPPSLQLLVSFWQSEFEHVKMAARSLFHCAASRAIPRPLCCSKATQFVSFDACPDKASEKEHRNTTAVSPISEVNMQSHEDFTEEESEITLWLESYELQGWISCVGGTTQDAMTSQIIVAAALAVWYPSLVKPRLARVVVHPLVKLVMAINEKYSAAAAEVLAEGMESTWKACIGSEIPRLISDIFFQVECVSSSSANASSPNYAAPHKIRETLVGILLPSLAMAEIPGFLHVIESQIWSTASDSPVHVVSLMTLIRLVRGSPRNLAPYLDKVVVFIMQTMDPSNSTMRRSCLQSAMMVLKEVVRVFPMVALNDTSTRLAVGDAMGDIKNANIRVYDMQSMSKIKVLDASGPPGLPGLLGGDSGSAMTTGISALSFSPDGEGLVAFSEHGLMIRWWSLGSVWWEKLSRNLVPVQCSKLILVPPWEGFSPNSSRSSIMASVLRENGNPNSPGGNKALAEMDKLKLLVQNLDLSYRLEWVSERTVKLSQHSNDLGTFQL from the exons ATGGCTCCATCATCTGGTGGAACCTCAATTCCCCCCTTGCAAAGCCG ACCAGTAGCGATGTTGTGTGGTCATGCCGCTCCAATAGCTGATCTAGGGATTTGTTTTCCCCTTGAGCAACATGAAAATGGAACTTTTACTAGTTCTAGTGATGAGCTGTTGCATCCTAATCCAGTTAAATGTGGTGCACTAATCAGTGCTAGTAGTGATGGTGTATTATGTGTCTGGAGCAGAGTAAATGGACACTGCAGACGGAGAAGGAAACTTCCTCCTTGGACAGGAAGCCCATTCATGATTAGGACATTGCCCAACAACAAGAGATATGTTTGTATTACCTGCACTTTTGTCAACCAAGAACATCCATCAGCTGTTTCGGATGAAGGACACGAGTCTTTGGCAGATACAGAGGTGCAAAATCCAAATCCTTTGAAATGTACAGTTGTAATCGTTGACTCGTTTACTCTTGCAGTTGTCCAAACAGTATTCCATGGGAATGTGTGTATTGGACCTTTAAAGTCCACTGCTGTAGTAATTACCTCAGAAGATATGGAGTCACAGTCGGTGATGATCATTGATGTGTTTGGTAAGGTACTGAGTTTACCAATATTGAAGGACTCTGACCTAAAGGGGCAAAATGTCCCTGTTGTGTCAAATGATTCCTCAAATTTAGAAGTGATGGACTGGGCAGATGAATCCAAAGAGAGGGAATCGCTTATGGCTTTTGCCAAATGGGGTTATGTTTTGGCCCTTGTGCATAGAACATATTGCACATTTAGGCAAGCACATAACGGAATTGTCATTGGCAAGATATCTTTCACAGTTGATCAATTGTGTTTCCAAGACAAGCTATATGTGACGGGTGGCATATTCCTAAAGGATGATACCAGTATCTCTAGTAATGATTTTGTGGAAGAATTTGTAGTTTGGAATAACACGGGGGCGGCTGTTATATACAGGATCTCGTTCTTGAATGGTATATTCAAGTATGATCTTTTATCTGTTATTCCTGCTGTATTGCATCCTTCCGACATGAGACTATGCTTTTCTTTTGTACCTTTGAGTAAGTATGTATTTCGTGTTGAGTCAAATTGCTTTCATGTCAAGATGCATAAGTTCTGGAGACCTCATGTTACTATATGGCCTTCACCTGTACAACGTGATAATTATCAGGATTCCCCATTAAAGTACGAAATGCTTGCCGAAGGTGATTTTTATGATGATTTAGCTGTGGACTTCTCTTTGTCAAAAACTGATGGCCTATATCATAATGTTATCGATGAGGGATCTATTATGAGTTATGAGATGACTACACCCGAGAATAGTGCGGCATCTCCAAATGAGAGGGATAGCATATATTCAAGTTATGTTACTCATCAACAAGGAGGGGAACTAGTGTCTTCTTCCATGGTTATATCTGAAAATTACCCAGCACCTTACGCAATTGTTTATGGGTTCTTTAGTGGTGACATTGAAATTGTTAGGTTTCGCATGTTCTTCTCAGCTTTGGAGTCACTTACCCAATATCCATCTCAGGAAGCAGATCCAAATGAACAGAAGAACCATCTCTCCGGGCACATTGGAGCAGTTCTGTGTTTAGCTTCACATCAGATGGTGAGAAGGTCTGGAGCATGTAGTTCAAACCATGTTCTTTTGTCAGGTAGTATGGATTGCACTGTTCGTGTGTGGGATCTTGAATCTGGTGATCTCATTGCAGTAATGCACCAACATGTTGCACCAGTACGACAAATAATTCTTCCTCCGACGCAAATTGAATACCCATGGAGTGATTGCTTTTTAACTGTAGGGGATGACTTAAGCGTATGCCTTGTTTCACTTCAGACTTTGAGGGTGGAGAGATTGTTTCCTGGACATGTGTACTTTCCAGCAAAAGTCTTGTGGGATGGTGTAAAAGGTTACATAGCTTGTCTTTGTCCAAATCATTCAGAAAAACCTGATGTGCATGACATTCTGTACATTTGGGATGTAAAGACAGGTGCTCGTGAGCGAGTTCTTCGTGGAGCTGCTGCACATTCAATGTTTGACCATTTCCTTAAATCCATCAATGAGATCTCTTTGTCCAGCAACTTGATGAACGGAAATACTTCAGTTTCCTCTTTAGTTTCACCGGTGATAGAGCCAACAATTTTTTCACAATCTCATTCAAAAGCTCATGGGAAGGGAATTACTCCTCAAGCATCCACAGCAAGTAAAGTTGAACAAAATGCTCCAGAAACATCAAAGATAATGAATGGAGCTAGTGCAAAATCAGGAAGGTTTCAATCAAGAATCTTTGAGAAGCACCCAGTTAAAAGCTCATCTCCTTTCCCTGGTGTATCCACTTTGTGTTTTGATCTGTCTCCTTTGATGTCACTAGGCTCTATGAATGAGTTTTTTGAGGATGGCAGTCACCTTGTTGAAAAGAAGCATGTGAAGGTTTCTGGAAGTAGGAGTCCTCAAGATGATCCTCACGGATGGGCAGATTCTTTGAAGGAAATAGGGCCACAGATGCTTAGCCCTCAACACAGGAATGTGAAGAGTAGGTCAGCTGGGGCATCTATTGTTACACCAGAACATCATGAATGGGTTCGAACACTTGAAGGATGCCTACTGCGATTCAGCCTGTCTCTTCTGCACCTTTGGGATGTTGATAAGGACCTCGATTACTTGCTAATAACTGAAATGCATCTAAAAAGACCTGATTCCTTTAATATGTCTTCTGGCATATTAGGGGATCGGGGTTCTATGACACTAACATTTCCTGGTTCTATTTCAACTCTAGAG CTCTGGAGATCTTCTTCTGACTACACTGCCTTGAGATCATTGACTATGGTGTCCCTAGCGCAGCATTTAATTAGCCTAAACCATTCTTGTTCTTCTGCGAGTGG TGCTTTAGCAGCATTTTATACACGGAAATTTGCAGAGAAGATTTCGGATATCAGACCCCCTTCACTTCAG CTCTTGGTAAGCTTTTGGCAGAGTGAGTTTGAACATGTGAAAATGGCTGCTCGCTCTTTATTTCATTGCGCCGCCTCACGAGCTATTCCCCGCCCACTTTGTTGTTCGAAAGCCACTCAGTTTGTAAGTTTTGACGCATGTCCTGATAAAGCATCAGAGAAGGAGCATAGAAATACAACTGCAGTTTCTCCTATATCTGAAGTGAACATGCAATCTCATGAGGACTTTACTGAGGAAGAGTCAGAAATAACATTATGGTTGGAATCATATGAATTACAAGGTTGGATTTCATGTGTTGGAGGAACAACTCAGGATGCAATGACTTCTCAAATAATTGTTGCTGCTGCATTGGCTGTCTGGTACCCTAGCCTTGTCAAACCAAGACTTGCCAGAGTAGTGGTTCATCCTCTGGTAAAATTGGTTATGGCCATAAATGAAAAGTACAGTGCTGCGGCAGCTGAGGTTTTAGCTGAAGGTATGGAGAGTACTTGGAAGGCGTGCATTGGTTCTGAAATACCTCGCCTAATATCAGACATATTCTTTCAAGTCGAGTGTGTCAGTAGTTCATCAGCTAATGCATCATCACCAAACTATGCGGCACCTCATAAAATTCGAGAGACTTTAGTTGGAATTCTTCTCCCAAGTTTGGCAATGGCTGAAATTCCCGGATTTCTACATGTGATAGAAAGCCAAATTTGGTCCACTGCATCTGATTCACCTGTACATGTGGTGTCCCTCATGACTTTGATCAGGCTGGTCCGTGGTTCTCCAAGAAACCTAGCTCCATATCTGGACAAG GTGGTTGTTTTTATTATGCAGACAATGGATCCCAGCAATTCAACCATGCGGCGAAGTTGCCTCCAAAGTGCTATGATGGTGCTCAAAGAGGTTGTACGTGTCTTTCCTATGGTAGCCCTAAATGATACATCTACCCGGTTGGCAGTTGGCGATGCAATGGGTGACATTAAAAATGCTAATATTAGGGTGTATGACATGCAAAG CATGAGCAAGATAAAGGTCTTGGATGCCAGTGGACCTCCTGGACTTCCAGGTTTGCTTGGAGGTGACTCGGGATCAGCAATGACTACAGGAATATCTGCTTTAAGCTTCTCACCAGATGGAGAG GGGCTAGTTGCCTTTTCGGAGCATGGTTTGATGATTAGATGGTGGTCCCTGGGATCTGTGTGGTGGGAGAAACTCAGCCGAAATCTTGTTCCCGTCCAATGCAGCAAGCTTATATTAGTTCCCCCATGGGAGGGATTTTCACCTAACTCTTCCAGATCTAGTATAATGGCTAGTGTATTGCGTGAGAATGGAAACCCCAATTCACCG GGAGGCAACAAAGCTCTGGCTGAAATGGACAAGTTGAAACTTCTGGTTCAGAATCTCGACCTGTCTTACAGACTTGAATGGGTTAGTGAAAGAACAGTAAAGCTTTCGCAACATTCCAATGACCTTGGCACCTTCCAGCTGTAA